A part of Caldisericia bacterium genomic DNA contains:
- a CDS encoding PDGLE domain-containing protein: MKKYIIFGLLISMLIVLISPFASSFPDGLEKVSEIFNFSHKETSIIKSPMPDYTFPLTKNEIFSTILAGIIGALTTFVLLYFAGNLIKKRS; encoded by the coding sequence ATGAAAAAGTACATAATTTTTGGTTTATTAATTTCAATGCTTATTGTTTTGATTTCGCCTTTTGCATCTTCATTTCCTGATGGACTTGAAAAAGTTAGTGAAATTTTTAATTTTTCACATAAAGAAACTTCTATAATTAAATCTCCAATGCCAGATTATACATTTCCATTAACAAAGAATGAAATATTTTCTACTATTCTTGCTGGTATAATTGGTGCTTTAACAACTTTTGTTCTCCTTTATTTTGCAGGAAATCTTATTAAGAAAAGAAGTTGA
- a CDS encoding energy-coupling factor ABC transporter permease, whose product MPDGFLDGKTVGAFSGLSVIFLSYSIKKIRKELNDKTVPLMGVLGAFVFAAQMLNFPILNGTSGHFVGGALLGIVLGPFAGLITMSSILIIQSILFADGGILALGANIFNMGIMGTFLGYYLYRFLLKILRNNFIISSFLTGFLVVIFGAITCSFQLAISNTVPINLGLPAMTGIHTLIGIPEGVITSLILNFLYKTKKDLINLYNHGV is encoded by the coding sequence ATGCCAGATGGTTTTTTAGATGGAAAAACTGTTGGTGCATTTTCTGGACTCTCTGTAATTTTTCTATCTTACTCAATTAAAAAAATAAGAAAAGAATTAAATGATAAGACAGTTCCTTTAATGGGAGTTCTAGGTGCTTTTGTTTTTGCTGCACAAATGTTAAATTTCCCAATTTTAAATGGAACTTCGGGCCATTTTGTAGGAGGAGCATTGCTAGGTATTGTATTAGGTCCGTTTGCTGGTTTAATAACAATGAGTTCAATTCTCATAATTCAATCAATTCTTTTCGCAGATGGTGGAATACTTGCTCTTGGTGCAAATATATTTAATATGGGGATAATGGGAACTTTTCTTGGATATTATTTATATAGGTTCTTATTAAAGATTTTAAGAAATAATTTTATAATCTCATCATTTTTAACAGGGTTTTTAGTAGTTATATTTGGTGCAATAACATGCTCATTTCAACTTGCAATTTCTAATACAGTCCCAATAAATCTTGGCTTACCTGCTATGACTGGAATACATACTTTAATTGGAATTCCAGAAGGTGTTATTACTTCTCTTATTTTAAATTTTCTTTATAAAACTAAAAAAGATTTAATAAATCTTTATAATCATGGAGTTTAA
- a CDS encoding YqeG family HAD IIIA-type phosphatase, whose protein sequence is MLKILYPKEFYKKVEDINLDKYSSFKGIILDLDNTLTKRGEYILEKEIINWLKYAKEKFKIGIISNNRKKREIKEIKELNIPIIFNGLKPLPFSFLKILKLLKLNKNNIILIGDQIFTDILGGNFLGFYTILVEPKDKKRDFILTKFQRIFEEPILKKIKNFVML, encoded by the coding sequence ATGCTTAAAATTTTATATCCAAAAGAATTTTATAAAAAAGTAGAAGATATAAATTTAGATAAATATTCATCTTTTAAAGGAATAATTTTAGATCTTGATAACACTTTAACGAAAAGAGGTGAATATATTTTAGAGAAGGAAATTATTAATTGGTTAAAATATGCAAAAGAAAAATTTAAAATAGGAATAATTTCAAATAATAGAAAGAAAAGAGAAATTAAAGAAATTAAAGAACTAAATATTCCTATAATTTTTAATGGTTTAAAACCTCTTCCATTTTCATTTCTTAAAATTCTTAAATTATTAAAATTAAATAAAAATAATATTATTTTAATAGGAGATCAAATTTTTACAGATATTTTAGGTGGAAATTTTTTAGGTTTTTATACAATACTTGTTGAACCAAAAGATAAAAAAAGAGATTTTATTTTAACTAAATTTCAAAGAATTTTTGAAGAACCTATTTTAAAAAAAATCAAAAATTTTGTTATGTTATAA
- the udk gene encoding uridine kinase translates to MRIMLIGIAGGTGSGKTTVAQNIKEKIGEDILILDMDSYYKDNSNIPFEERLKINYDHPDAFDIPLLKSHIEMLLKGEVVKKPIYSFVEYTRLKDYEEVKPKRIIILEGIFALFFEELRRVMDIKIYVDTDADIRLIRRLLRDIKERGRTIDSVIKQYTEVVRPMHIQFVEPTKRFADIIIPEGGFNVVAVDIVVSRIKEFFRE, encoded by the coding sequence ATGAGAATAATGTTAATTGGAATTGCTGGTGGAACTGGTTCTGGCAAAACAACAGTAGCTCAAAATATAAAAGAAAAAATAGGTGAAGATATTTTAATTTTAGACATGGATTCATATTATAAAGACAATTCAAATATTCCATTTGAAGAGAGGCTAAAAATAAATTATGATCATCCAGATGCATTTGATATTCCTCTTCTTAAATCTCACATAGAGATGCTTTTAAAAGGAGAAGTTGTTAAAAAACCCATATACTCTTTTGTCGAATATACTCGTCTAAAAGATTATGAAGAGGTTAAACCAAAAAGAATTATAATTCTTGAAGGAATTTTTGCTCTATTTTTCGAAGAGTTGAGAAGAGTAATGGATATTAAAATTTATGTTGATACTGATGCTGATATAAGATTAATTAGAAGACTTCTGAGAGATATAAAAGAGAGAGGGAGAACAATTGATTCAGTCATAAAACAATACACTGAAGTTGTAAGACCAATGCATATTCAATTTGTTGAACCAACAAAAAGATTTGCTGATATAATTATTCCAGAAGGTGGTTTTAATGTTGTTGCAGTTGATATTGTTGTTAGTAGAATCAAGGAATTTTTCAGGGAGTGA
- the mltG gene encoding endolytic transglycosylase MltG — protein MKIIKMITLIFSIFLLIFLSLGLYAYEEFKPPMNFEPKKVYIKDGMTPREIGKKLKEENIIKNAELFVLFAKYYEIDEKLKSGIYEFNEKMNLKEVLFKLTQGGLPPFIKVTIKEGFTLKDIAKSFEENGLCTKERFFEEVNKIEEYKSYIFEEAKSLEGFLYPDTYYFERENLKNNILMMLENFKKKFFEVYKDYNGKLNKYDILKLASIVEKEAMVDEERDIIAGVFINRLEIGMPLQADPTLKYILDNPSYTLSSKELEIDSPYNSYKYNGLPPTPICNPSIKSIIAVLNPKKTDYLYFVADGKGRHIFAKTFEEHLRNIHKVMP, from the coding sequence ATGAAAATTATTAAAATGATAACATTAATTTTTTCAATTTTTCTTTTAATTTTCCTTTCATTGGGTTTATATGCTTATGAAGAGTTTAAACCACCAATGAATTTTGAACCAAAAAAAGTTTATATTAAAGATGGAATGACGCCAAGAGAGATTGGAAAGAAACTTAAAGAGGAAAATATAATTAAAAATGCTGAACTTTTTGTTCTTTTTGCAAAATATTACGAAATTGATGAAAAATTAAAATCAGGTATTTATGAATTTAATGAAAAGATGAATTTAAAAGAAGTTCTTTTTAAACTAACTCAAGGTGGTCTTCCTCCATTTATTAAAGTAACAATAAAAGAGGGTTTCACTTTAAAAGATATTGCTAAATCTTTTGAAGAGAATGGTTTATGCACAAAAGAAAGATTTTTTGAAGAGGTGAATAAAATCGAAGAATATAAAAGTTATATTTTTGAAGAAGCTAAATCACTTGAGGGTTTTTTATATCCTGATACATATTATTTTGAAAGAGAAAATTTAAAAAATAATATTTTAATGATGCTTGAAAACTTCAAAAAGAAATTTTTTGAAGTTTATAAAGATTATAATGGAAAACTAAACAAATATGATATTTTGAAACTTGCATCAATTGTTGAAAAAGAGGCAATGGTTGATGAAGAAAGAGATATTATTGCTGGCGTATTTATTAACAGATTAGAAATTGGTATGCCACTTCAGGCAGACCCAACGCTAAAATACATCCTTGATAACCCATCTTACACACTTTCATCAAAAGAACTTGAGATTGACTCTCCATATAACTCTTATAAATATAACGGTCTTCCACCTACTCCAATTTGTAATCCATCAATAAAATCAATTATAGCTGTTTTAAATCCAAAAAAAACAGATTATCTTTATTTTGTTGCTGATGGTAAGGGAAGACACATTTTTGCTAAAACTTTTGAGGAACATTTAAGAAACATTCACAAGGTAATGCCATGA
- a CDS encoding energy-coupling factor ABC transporter ATP-binding protein — MKKVIEVKDLNFSYEETNFKLEDISFEIYEKEIVGIIGPNGSGKTTLILNLVGILKGEGVIKIFDIPLKKGNLKEIRKRMQVVFQNPDDQLFSPTVFDDVSFGPLNLGLKEDEVIKRVDEALKQIDMIQYKNYFPHHLSFGEKKKISIATVISMKPEIVIFDEPTQGLDPKSRRGIIEIIKKIDGTKIIVSHDFDMVKELCNKIILLNNGKILKIGETDKVLNDKNFLEENGLI, encoded by the coding sequence ATGAAAAAAGTAATTGAAGTTAAAGATTTGAATTTTTCTTATGAAGAAACTAATTTTAAATTAGAAGATATAAGTTTTGAAATTTATGAAAAGGAAATTGTTGGAATTATTGGACCTAATGGTTCTGGAAAGACAACTCTTATATTAAATCTTGTTGGAATATTAAAAGGTGAAGGAGTTATTAAAATTTTTGATATACCATTAAAAAAAGGTAATTTAAAAGAAATTAGAAAAAGAATGCAAGTTGTTTTTCAAAATCCTGATGATCAACTTTTTTCTCCAACTGTTTTTGATGATGTATCTTTTGGTCCTTTGAATCTTGGTTTAAAAGAAGATGAAGTAATAAAAAGAGTTGATGAGGCACTAAAACAAATAGATATGATTCAATATAAAAATTACTTCCCTCATCATTTAAGTTTTGGTGAAAAAAAGAAAATTTCTATAGCAACAGTTATTTCAATGAAACCAGAAATTGTTATATTTGATGAACCTACTCAAGGACTTGATCCTAAATCAAGAAGAGGAATTATTGAGATAATTAAAAAAATTGATGGAACAAAAATTATTGTATCTCATGACTTTGATATGGTAAAAGAATTATGTAATAAAATTATTCTATTAAATAATGGAAAGATATTAAAAATAGGAGAAACAGATAAAGTACTAAATGATAAAAATTTTTTAGAGGAAAATGGATTAATTTAA
- a CDS encoding ATPase, T2SS/T4P/T4SS family — protein MDKYSQIGNNLITDGIVTEEQLKVALDESKKSGEPLLDTLKKLKYINEETYANLLARQWGFPYIDLSTVEIDKEIVRIISEEVARRYKAIPFGKSRDDKIMVAIADPTDIVAIDYLRNFIPNIKIFVASYESILRNIEKYYAMETTVKEAVKEMTGSTPIEVEKEEVKDVELSIDEAKSLAETAPIIRLMNQIITEAITSNASDIHIEPQKRFLRIRYRIDGVLRDAMNLPKNIQPGLISRAKIMANLDIAERRRPQDGRINLKFRGREVDLRVSVLPGIFGEKVVLRILDKERSLIPLEQLGFSETSLEIFKTLIKQPYGMILITGPTGSGKSTTLYAILRILNTPEVNILTVEDPVEYQLDGITQVQVNPKINLTFANALRSFLRQDPDIILVGEIRDRETAQIAMEAALTGHLVFSTLHTNDSFSAPTRLIDMGIEPYLIASSLIGVTAQRLVRKICNECKEEYKPNKFILKQIGLEDYDGVFYKGKGCITCGNSGYKGRIAVQEVLKIDDTIREMVLQRRSSTEIKEYAIKNGTISLLQDAIDKAKKGITTVEEVIRVISTVEVLEG, from the coding sequence ATGGATAAATATTCACAAATTGGAAATAATTTAATAACAGACGGAATTGTAACTGAAGAACAACTTAAAGTAGCTCTAGATGAAAGTAAAAAGAGTGGTGAACCTCTTCTTGACACATTAAAAAAATTAAAATATATAAATGAAGAAACATATGCAAATCTTTTAGCGAGACAGTGGGGTTTTCCATATATAGATCTTTCAACAGTTGAGATTGATAAAGAAATAGTTCGTATAATATCTGAAGAAGTTGCAAGAAGATATAAAGCAATTCCTTTTGGAAAATCAAGAGATGATAAAATTATGGTTGCAATTGCTGATCCAACAGATATTGTCGCAATAGATTATCTAAGAAATTTTATACCAAATATTAAAATTTTTGTTGCATCCTATGAATCAATTTTAAGAAATATAGAGAAATATTATGCTATGGAAACAACTGTTAAAGAGGCTGTTAAAGAAATGACTGGTAGTACTCCAATTGAAGTAGAAAAAGAAGAAGTAAAAGATGTTGAATTATCTATAGATGAAGCAAAAAGTTTAGCAGAAACAGCACCTATAATTAGACTTATGAACCAAATTATTACAGAAGCAATTACATCAAATGCTTCAGATATTCATATTGAACCCCAAAAAAGGTTTTTAAGAATAAGATATAGAATTGACGGAGTTTTAAGAGATGCAATGAATCTTCCAAAAAATATTCAACCAGGTTTAATTTCAAGAGCAAAAATTATGGCAAATCTAGATATAGCAGAGAGAAGAAGACCTCAAGATGGAAGAATAAATTTAAAATTTAGAGGAAGAGAAGTAGATTTAAGAGTATCTGTACTTCCAGGAATTTTTGGAGAAAAAGTTGTTTTAAGAATACTTGATAAAGAGAGGTCTTTAATTCCACTAGAACAACTTGGGTTTTCAGAAACAAGTCTTGAAATTTTTAAAACTCTAATAAAACAACCATACGGAATGATATTAATAACAGGTCCAACTGGTTCTGGTAAATCTACAACACTATATGCAATTTTAAGAATATTAAACACACCTGAGGTAAATATATTGACAGTTGAAGATCCAGTTGAATACCAACTTGATGGTATAACTCAAGTACAGGTTAATCCGAAAATCAATTTGACATTTGCAAATGCTTTAAGATCCTTTTTAAGACAAGACCCAGATATTATTCTTGTTGGTGAGATAAGAGATAGAGAAACAGCACAAATTGCAATGGAAGCAGCATTGACTGGTCACCTAGTTTTTTCAACACTTCATACAAATGATTCTTTCTCTGCACCAACAAGATTAATTGATATGGGAATTGAACCATATCTTATAGCATCATCTTTAATTGGAGTTACAGCACAAAGATTGGTTAGAAAGATATGCAATGAATGCAAAGAAGAGTATAAACCTAATAAATTTATTTTGAAACAAATTGGATTAGAAGATTATGATGGAGTGTTTTATAAAGGTAAAGGTTGTATTACCTGTGGGAATAGTGGATATAAAGGAAGAATTGCAGTTCAAGAAGTTTTAAAGATAGATGATACAATAAGAGAAATGGTTCTTCAAAGAAGATCATCAACTGAAATTAAAGAGTATGCAATAAAAAATGGAACTATATCTTTGCTTCAAGATGCAATAGATAAAGCAAAAAAAGGTATAACAACAGTTGAGGAAGTTATTAGAGTTATTTCAACTGTTGAGGTGCTTGAAGGATGA
- the ruvX gene encoding Holliday junction resolvase RuvX: protein MKRILGVDWGDKKMGVSVSDPLKISANGVGIFYGDFEEKMNVLKDLIEKYNIEKIILGLPISLSGNIEKEGEKILKVKEEIEKRFSIQVELIDERFTTKISKQRFSFEKKKGEKIKEKKTQDDLSSAIIILNSYLERLK from the coding sequence ATGAAAAGAATTTTAGGAGTTGATTGGGGTGATAAAAAAATGGGGGTTAGTGTATCAGACCCACTTAAAATTTCTGCAAATGGTGTTGGAATTTTTTATGGAGATTTTGAGGAAAAAATGAATGTTTTAAAAGATTTAATAGAAAAATATAATATTGAGAAAATAATTCTCGGACTTCCAATATCTCTTTCTGGAAATATTGAAAAAGAAGGTGAAAAAATTTTAAAAGTAAAAGAAGAAATTGAGAAAAGATTTTCGATTCAAGTTGAACTTATCGATGAGAGATTCACAACAAAAATATCAAAACAAAGATTTTCTTTTGAAAAAAAGAAAGGAGAAAAAATAAAAGAGAAAAAAACTCAAGATGATCTTTCAAGTGCTATAATTATTTTAAATTCTTATCTTGAGAGGCTAAAATGA
- a CDS encoding YbjQ family protein codes for MILTTCDYVPNKKVKEVLGIVLGNTVRAKSFAKDFTAALKNLVGGEISEYTDLLREARSQALYRMEEEARKIGADAVINVRFVTASVMQGAAELLAYGTAVKLEDI; via the coding sequence ATGATTTTAACTACATGTGATTATGTACCAAATAAAAAAGTAAAAGAAGTTTTAGGAATTGTTCTTGGAAATACTGTTAGGGCAAAAAGTTTTGCAAAAGATTTTACTGCTGCACTTAAAAATTTAGTTGGAGGAGAAATATCTGAATATACAGATCTTTTAAGAGAAGCAAGAAGTCAAGCACTTTATCGAATGGAAGAAGAAGCAAGAAAGATTGGGGCAGATGCAGTAATTAATGTAAGATTTGTAACTGCAAGTGTTATGCAAGGCGCAGCAGAACTTCTTGCATATGGAACTGCGGTAAAGCTTGAAGATATTTAA
- a CDS encoding energy-coupling factor transporter transmembrane protein EcfT, whose product MIKNPLLKFLFIISFIFSIITTKIFDLDKLLILSFLLSIFIFTYKIGFKNYLKKLLTLTPFILSFSIMLIFIKKETILEINFFNFVYFYLPLNILNFISIFSKSILSIALAITFIETTNFTQLICSLKFLKLPKELLNTILLIYRYFYVLLDEIKRMEIARDIRYFGGYFKRQIKVYSNIIGVLLLRSIEKSEKVYNAMKLRGYNGDISYIIDLKYEKKEIIIFIIFIIIFLTFKVI is encoded by the coding sequence TTGATTAAAAATCCATTATTAAAATTTTTATTTATAATTTCTTTTATATTTTCAATTATAACAACAAAAATTTTCGATCTTGATAAACTTTTAATACTTTCTTTCTTGTTATCTATTTTTATTTTTACTTATAAAATAGGTTTTAAAAATTATCTAAAAAAATTATTAACTTTAACACCATTTATTCTATCTTTTTCTATAATGTTAATATTTATTAAAAAAGAAACAATTTTAGAAATTAATTTTTTTAATTTTGTTTATTTTTATCTTCCTTTAAATATTTTAAATTTTATTTCAATATTTTCTAAATCAATTTTATCTATCGCTTTAGCAATTACTTTTATTGAAACAACAAATTTTACTCAATTAATATGTAGTTTAAAGTTTTTAAAATTACCAAAAGAATTACTAAATACTATACTTCTTATATATAGATATTTTTATGTTTTATTAGATGAGATAAAAAGAATGGAAATAGCAAGAGATATAAGATATTTTGGAGGATATTTTAAGAGACAAATAAAAGTTTATTCAAATATTATAGGAGTTTTATTATTAAGGTCAATTGAAAAAAGTGAGAAAGTTTATAATGCAATGAAATTAAGAGGATATAACGGAGATATAAGTTATATTATTGATTTAAAATACGAAAAAAAAGAGATAATTATTTTTATTATATTCATAATTATATTTTTAACATTTAAAGTTATATGA
- a CDS encoding DUF6512 family protein, whose product MSDKKFIFKWQLFAFLFTVFLGSFLHFLFELSGNSIIVAYFAAVNESTWEHLKLAFFPALIFSIIEYPFVKKHVKNYFFGKVIGFYIMPITIIVLFYGYKILFKSNSLIWDIFIFVLSVFLGEYVAYKFLIKKENLGKNYIIISIILFIIIFSLFSIFTYFPLKNFLFKDPVTGGYGIIEH is encoded by the coding sequence ATGAGTGATAAAAAGTTTATATTTAAATGGCAATTATTTGCCTTTTTGTTTACAGTATTTTTAGGGTCCTTTTTGCATTTCTTGTTTGAATTATCTGGAAACTCAATAATTGTTGCATATTTTGCAGCAGTTAATGAGAGTACTTGGGAACATTTAAAACTTGCATTTTTCCCTGCTCTAATCTTTTCAATTATTGAATATCCTTTTGTTAAAAAACATGTAAAAAATTATTTTTTTGGAAAAGTAATAGGTTTTTATATAATGCCAATAACTATTATAGTTCTTTTTTATGGTTATAAAATTTTATTTAAAAGCAATTCATTAATTTGGGACATTTTTATATTTGTGCTTTCTGTTTTTCTTGGTGAATATGTTGCATACAAATTTTTAATTAAAAAAGAAAATTTAGGAAAAAATTATATAATAATTTCAATTATTCTATTTATAATTATCTTTTCTCTATTTTCAATTTTTACCTATTTCCCACTTAAAAATTTTCTATTTAAAGATCCAGTAACTGGTGGTTATGGAATAATTGAGCATTAG
- a CDS encoding copper amine oxidase N-terminal domain-containing protein, translated as MELWIGEKIARVNGINTPIDPNNPKVVPMIIQGRTMLPVRFVAENLGCKVEWESTTKTVTIIYEFF; from the coding sequence ATTGAACTATGGATTGGAGAAAAAATAGCAAGAGTAAATGGAATAAATACTCCAATTGATCCAAACAATCCAAAGGTTGTTCCAATGATTATTCAAGGAAGAACAATGCTTCCAGTAAGATTTGTTGCTGAAAATCTTGGATGTAAAGTTGAGTGGGAGTCAACAACAAAAACAGTAACTATTATTTATGAATTTTTCTAA
- a CDS encoding type IV pilus twitching motility protein PilT: protein MIYKLDDLLKICKEKNASDLHLTAGLPPVFRIKKNLLPLKGDPLTPEEIEELIYPIMNDEQKRIFKENWEIDFSFGVAHVGRFRVNVFRQRQTVAAAFRVIPWDIPTFEELGLPPIMNKIVELEKGFVLVTGATGAGKSTTLASVIDRINATKSVHIITIEDPIEYLFRHKKSIVVQRELGSDTKSFPNALKSVLREDPDVILVGEMRDLETISAAITAAETGHLVFATLHTNTAAQSIDRIIDVFPPHQQQQIRIQLSNNLSAIFSQQLLPRRDGGGLVLATEVLIVTPAVRNLIRENKTYQINTIIQTSRDLGMQTMNQSLKDLYDRGLITYEDAIKYSYDRDELIKIIGRESYGKVQI, encoded by the coding sequence ATGATTTATAAATTAGATGATTTGCTTAAGATTTGTAAAGAAAAAAATGCTTCTGATTTGCATTTAACAGCAGGTTTACCACCTGTTTTTAGAATTAAAAAAAATTTATTACCGTTAAAAGGTGATCCACTCACACCTGAAGAGATAGAAGAATTAATTTATCCAATAATGAATGATGAACAAAAAAGAATATTTAAAGAAAACTGGGAAATCGACTTTTCTTTTGGTGTTGCTCATGTTGGAAGATTTAGGGTAAATGTTTTTAGACAAAGACAAACTGTTGCAGCTGCATTTAGAGTAATACCTTGGGATATCCCAACTTTTGAAGAACTCGGTCTTCCACCTATTATGAATAAAATTGTTGAATTAGAAAAAGGTTTTGTTTTAGTAACTGGAGCAACTGGTGCTGGAAAATCCACAACTCTTGCTTCAGTGATAGACAGAATAAATGCAACTAAAAGTGTTCATATTATAACAATAGAAGACCCAATTGAATATCTTTTCAGACACAAAAAAAGTATTGTAGTTCAAAGAGAACTCGGCTCTGACACTAAATCTTTTCCTAATGCATTAAAGAGCGTTTTAAGAGAAGATCCTGATGTTATTCTTGTTGGTGAGATGAGAGACCTCGAAACAATTTCTGCTGCAATTACCGCAGCAGAAACAGGTCATCTTGTTTTTGCAACTCTTCACACAAATACTGCGGCACAATCTATAGATAGAATAATAGATGTCTTCCCACCACACCAGCAACAACAAATAAGAATACAACTTTCAAATAACTTATCAGCAATTTTTTCACAACAACTACTTCCAAGAAGAGATGGTGGAGGCTTAGTTCTTGCAACTGAAGTATTAATAGTAACACCTGCTGTTAGAAATCTTATTAGAGAAAACAAAACATATCAAATTAATACTATTATTCAAACTTCAAGAGATCTTGGTATGCAAACAATGAATCAATCATTAAAAGATTTATATGATAGAGGTTTAATTACTTATGAAGATGCAATAAAATATTCTTATGATAGGGATGAATTAATTAAAATTATAGGAAGAGAGAGTTATGGCAAAGTTCAAATATAA
- the nikR gene encoding nickel-responsive transcriptional regulator NikR encodes MGELARFGVSLDKNLLKKFDEFIKLENYPNRSKAINDIILESLTKREWINSKSVFGSITLFYNHHKRDLTNKLTDIQHEYNDLIISNLHVHIDKDNCLEVIAFRGDSKRVDELRKFLKNIKGLNFNISIVRIEEV; translated from the coding sequence ATGGGAGAACTTGCTCGTTTTGGTGTATCTTTAGATAAGAATTTATTAAAAAAATTTGATGAATTTATAAAATTAGAAAATTATCCTAATCGCTCAAAAGCAATAAATGATATTATTTTAGAAAGTTTAACTAAAAGAGAATGGATTAATAGTAAGAGTGTATTTGGTTCAATTACTCTTTTTTACAATCACCATAAAAGAGATTTAACAAACAAATTAACTGACATTCAACATGAATATAATGATTTGATTATATCTAACTTACATGTCCATATTGATAAAGACAATTGTCTTGAAGTTATTGCTTTTAGAGGAGATTCAAAAAGAGTTGATGAATTAAGAAAATTTCTAAAAAATATAAAAGGTTTAAACTTCAATATTTCAATTGTGAGAATTGAGGAGGTATAA
- a CDS encoding type II secretion system F family protein produces MAKFKYKGRDSYGKVVEGVLEAPNAEDLEASLKKRGLIPIKIEKSEESGIAGILFKFFGKRGVSIKDLLFFTRQFTTMLKAGLPLTRILDILSYQSPTKKLREVAKELKRNVESGIPLSTSLMNYPTIFSNLYVSMVRAGEVGGTLDRSLERITEFLENDYRLRQKIKSAMSYPLFVLLFAFTLGFFMLTIFVPRFAGFFADLNVPLPAMTAFTLNLSRALTRYWWVLLIVFVVGYSLYNVYKSTPFGRERVDRGKLRMPVLGKVNHLTIMARFAGTLSSLLSAGVPLLQALDTVASTVDNVIIEREITKIEDRVRRGETLSKPMEDSGLFTPMVVQMTAVGEETGELEGMLKKVSEFYEEEVDRAVGQLTSMIEPLLIIFVGGIIGFIVISLYLPIFYMVGQIQ; encoded by the coding sequence ATGGCAAAGTTCAAATATAAAGGAAGAGATAGTTATGGAAAAGTAGTTGAGGGGGTTTTAGAAGCACCTAATGCAGAAGACCTTGAAGCATCTCTTAAAAAAAGAGGTTTAATTCCAATTAAAATTGAAAAAAGTGAAGAGAGTGGAATTGCTGGAATACTATTTAAGTTTTTTGGCAAAAGGGGAGTTAGTATTAAAGACCTCCTCTTTTTCACTAGACAATTCACAACAATGCTTAAAGCAGGTCTTCCCTTGACAAGAATTCTTGATATTCTTTCATATCAATCGCCAACAAAAAAATTAAGAGAGGTTGCAAAAGAATTAAAGAGAAATGTTGAGTCAGGAATTCCTCTTTCTACAAGTTTAATGAATTATCCAACTATTTTTTCAAATCTTTATGTAAGTATGGTAAGAGCAGGAGAAGTCGGTGGAACTCTTGATAGATCTTTAGAGAGGATTACAGAATTTCTTGAAAATGATTATAGATTAAGACAAAAAATTAAAAGTGCAATGAGTTATCCTTTATTTGTGCTTTTATTTGCATTTACTCTTGGATTTTTTATGTTGACAATTTTTGTTCCAAGATTTGCTGGTTTTTTTGCAGATTTAAATGTCCCATTGCCTGCAATGACAGCTTTTACATTAAATCTTTCAAGAGCATTAACAAGATATTGGTGGGTTTTATTAATAGTTTTTGTAGTTGGATATTCTTTATATAATGTTTATAAATCAACACCTTTCGGAAGAGAAAGAGTTGATAGAGGAAAACTTAGAATGCCAGTTCTTGGTAAGGTGAATCATTTAACAATTATGGCTAGATTTGCAGGTACTCTATCTTCACTTCTTTCAGCAGGAGTTCCTCTTCTTCAAGCATTAGATACTGTTGCTTCAACTGTTGATAATGTAATTATTGAAAGAGAGATTACAAAAATTGAGGATAGAGTAAGAAGGGGTGAGACTTTATCAAAACCAATGGAAGACTCAGGTCTTTTTACTCCAATGGTTGTTCAAATGACAGCTGTTGGTGAAGAAACAGGAGAATTGGAGGGAATGCTTAAAAAAGTTTCCGAATTTTATGAAGAAGAAGTTGATAGAGCAGTTGGACAACTAACATCAATGATTGAGCCACTTTTAATAATTTTTGTTGGAGGAATTATAGGATTCATAGTAATTTCTTTATATCTTCCAATATTTTACATGGTTGGCCAGATTCAATAA